GCAAAAAGACAATATACGTCAACAGTTCGATTCTTCCCTGCGACAAGAGGTACGCGCCGTATGAAATCACCAGCGGAAAGCCGAAGCGGACAATCGCCGCCGAACCGAAAATAAACGCTCCGCCCGCTGCTTCCGCTTTGAGCGTTATGTACGTTGACTCGGTAATATCGTCTTTGAGCTTTTGTACATACGCCGCTTTTTTATCGGAGGATTTCAGCACTTTGATATTGTCGATCATCTGCTGAAGGGAATCGTAGATCAAATCTTTTTGCGCAAACGCTTGCTTTGCTTTTTTATCCAGCACTGATCGAGCGGCAACGATGATAAAAAATCCTGCAAAGGCGAAGATAAAAAGCGCAATCGTCATCCGCCAATCCAAAAACGCCAAAAGAGCCGCGGCAATCAAAATCGAAATGATGCCGCCGAACAGCTCCGGCACGGCGTGCGAAAGCGATTCTTCAATCAGAGTAACGTCGTTCAAAAGCGTCGAAGTCAGATACGATAAATCCCGCCTGCCGAAATACGACAGCGGGAGTTTCCGAAGCGATTCGGCAAGCGAAATACGTACGTTCGCCGCTTCTTCATACGCACCGTTATATGTCTTGCCGTATTTTAATTTTTCGAGAATAAACAACACGGCAATCATCGCGAGAGCGGCCGCCGACACCGCCCATACATTCGGCACTTGAAAACCTTGTTGCATAATGCGCGCCAAAAAATAGCGCAGCACATACAGCGAAAGCCCCAATGGAACCATCAAAAACAAATTGATAATAGTGCCGAACGTAATCGCCGAACGCAAATTCCGCGTCCCCGCGTCAGACAACGCAAAAAATCTTTGTAGCATAATTTCTCCGGATAGACGTTCCCTGTAATTAGCCTAAGCTAACATAACATCGTTATAATACAGAGCGCAAAGAAATTTGTCAAGGAAAAAAGCGGCAAACTGCCGAAGTTCTTAAAAACAAAACCGAAAATCGTATCAACGGTACGATGCCTCCTCGTGTGTTCCTATAGGCAAATCGAAAACGGTGCACCGGGTCGCAAAAGCAATTACCCTTCCCACTTGGTAAGGCCCGTGCGCAGCAAGCGGAATTCGCGTTTGAGCAATATGAGGATGGGAAGCGCCGTCGTCAATTCGATCAAAAAGGTACCGTAATACACGCCTGCAACTCCGGTAAAGATCGGCAAAATAAGCATGACCGGAACGTATAACACAATTTGCTGTAAAATACCGATGATTGACGCGATGTGCCCCTTAGTGATTACCGGAAAAAACGCAAGCGTCAAAAAGCTGAGCGGCATGACGGGTAGCAGGGCCATGTAGAGCCTGAAGTTCAATATATCGGATGCGCTCAGGGAAGGATTTTTCATCATAATCGATACGGCGCTTTCGGGAAAGATAAGCATGCACACCCAAAACGGTATAATGAGCGCAAGCGCCGCCGCCAAAAAGCATTTGAAGCCCGCGATAACCCGATCGGTTTTTGCCGCCCCGAAATTGATTCCGATAATCGGAGGCAGGGCAATCATAAGTCCCGAAAGCGGCTGCACGACAAAGCTGAAAAGGCGCGTAACGACGCCGTAAAACGCTATATCGGCTTCGCCGCCGTAGGCACTCAGCACATTCAAAACAAGCACGCTTTGCACGCCCATCATAATCTGCATAATAAAGGCGGACAGTCCCATACCGGAAATTTTTGCGATAATATTTTTGTCGAAACGGAATGCAAAGGTTTGTCGGAGCGGACCGAATTCGCCGGCGAGCGGTTTACGTAAAAAGTACGCGATGCCGATAAACGATTGCAGAGCCATGCCGATATTCGTTCCCAATGCGGCTCCGCGGATGCCCATGCCGAAAATCACCATCAAAATATAATTCGCACACGCGTTGCACAAAAGACCGCACGCCATAATCAGCGCTCCGGTTTTCATCTTACCTTCCGAGCGGATAAGCGCATTGGAAGCGATTGCGTAAATCCAAAACGGAGCGCCGTAGAGCAAAGTCCGATAGTATGTTTCGCCGAGTGCCAAAGCCTCGCCGCGTCCTCCCATCAAAAAAACGATGCGGTGCGAAAATGCAAAACCGATGCACATCAAAAAGAGCGCGCTCATAAGCATGAGCGTATTCATATTACCCAAGAGTTTTTTTTGAATGTCCCTGTCGCCGGCTCCGATCGCAATGCTCAAAAGAGAGCCCGCACCCGTTCCGCACAAAAGGGCAAAGCCGATCAACGCAAGCAGGGGCGGAAGAACTACGGAAATACCGGCGAGCGCTTCCGGCCCTACAAGGCGGCCTACAAAGATGCCGTCGAGCACATTGTTCGCGCCCAAAAGCGCCATGGCGACTACGGCCGGCCATGAAAAATCGAAGATAAGCTTCCACAAACCGTCATTTAAAATACGCTGTTTTTGTTTTTCATCGTTCATAACAATCCATTGTGCAGTAACGGGAACAACTGTCAAGCAGATAAAAACCGTAAAATACAATTCTTTATATGCAAAAATCAAACAGTATGTTTATCCTATACTGCGTATAAGTAAAGCGTAAAACACAAATTTTCATTTTCCAATGGGGCGATTTTCGCACAAAATTTTCCGCCAGCCGGCTTCGTAAAACTCGTCGAGTACGGCGACGTACTTGAGCGCTTTTTCGTAGGGAATATCCAAGCGGACGGTTTCGAACAGGCAGTTCCAAAAGCTTTTATCGATCGCCGAATACAGGCGCAAGTCTATGTCGGAATGCGGTATGTTTCCGCGGTCTTTGAGCGACGACAAAGCGCGCACATCGGCTTTGTACGTATCTTCCATCATGAGCGAAAAAAAATCGGCATAGCGGGTGCCGGCCGAACCGCACACGAGCAGCTTTACCGCGCGGTAATGTTCATACACAAAGTCGATCGTTTTTTTGCGGCTTTCAAAACGGAAGGCGCGCCGCTTTTTTATGTCGGGCGGCATCGTAAAAAAAGTGTCGTACATTGCGCGATGGTTTGCCAAAAGAGCATTGTATACGTCTTTTACGAGCGCGTCGAAAAGCGCTTCTTTATTTTTAAAATGAAAATACAGAGAGCCGGTCGTAACGCCGGCAAGTTTCGCAACCTCCCGCATCGAACTTTTCGCCCAGCCCTTTTGCAAAAATTCGGAAGCGGCGCAGTGCAAAATGCGCTCTTTGGAATTCGGCGCTTTTGTCTTTGTATGCTCCGATGCTTGTTCCGATTGCGACGGCGATTTCGAATGCGCTTTCGTTTTTCCGAGTTCGGATTTTGCTGCGTTTGCTTTCATATCGATTGTAAGCAACGCTAATATGTTTTTATCGCTTTGTCAATGTTTTGCAGTTTGTGTTTTCGCACCGCACTGTTTGTGCAATATGCCTGCACATAAAGCGTCCGCGCTGCGATACGCCTACGCCGCCGTGGAGCCGTGCCGAAGGCAGCGACCGGAGCGGAGCGAGGACGCCGCGCGTGAGCAAGCGGCGGAAAGGCGGATGGCAAAAAGGTTTCGTCCGAAAGCAACGTCTCCGAAACCTGCGCGCTTATAAATATTGTTTCATCGCTTCGCCTTCGACGCCGGCGAGCAGTTCGATGTAGGGTTTTGCGGGGCTTGCGTTTATCTTTTGCAGCAGCACTTCTTCGATTTGGAAAAAGCCGACTTCCGCCGACATGTATATTTGAATGCGCACGGGTTTTTCGCTGCCCGCGCCGATTTCGACGCGTTCGATCGAGTTCGCCGAATACTTATGGATATCGCCGATCGTCGGAGCGTTGTCGAGCCCGAGGGGAATACGCGCTCTGCCCTTTGTCATATCGCAGCCGTCGGCGATGAGGATGATGCCGGCTTCGAGCGAATGGATTTTGTGCGTACCCATGTGGCCGACGATGCCTTCCATCGCGAGCGAGCGGACGGTTACGCGCCGTACGAGGTTTTCGCCGCCGGGAATGAATTTGTTGAGCAGCCGTTCGATGACGGGGAGCGCGAGAAAAACGCTGTACAATTCGTGATCCTGCCGGCCGATCGACATACCGAAATCGTGCAAAAACGAAGCGAATATGACGGCGGTCAAACTGTCGGCAAAAGTGCCCGCTTTTTCTTTTTGCAAACTTAACTGTACGCCCGCTTTGTACAATATCTCCGTCATTTTGATCGCGTTGTGCGTAACCGTGCGCATGTGTACCGGCCCGTGATCGTTGTAGCCGAGCCGTACGATCGAAACGTTGTTGGCATAATTTTGTACCGCTTCGATTTCCTGGTCGCGCATGAGCGCTTTTGCGACGGTGAGCGGTAAACCGTCTTTTTCCGGCGTAAGCGCGATCAGCTTTTCAAGCGCGGATATGATTTTTTTATCGACCGAAATTTCTTTCGGCGATCGTTCGGTTTTCATGATGTTGCTCCTGTTATAAGTACGATATCTATTGTAAACGGAATGCGTAAAAACGTCACGTGCTGTGCGCGGTTTTGTGCGGCGCGGTGCGCGGTCACTTTGCGCACGGCAATCGGTACGCTGTACAATCGGTGTCTAATCTGCGCGCGGCAATCGGTACACTGTGTGAAAAAAACAGGCGAATGTGCTATACTTCCGTCATGTTTGAAAATCGCGGATCTCAAAAATCGAAATCGCTTACCGGCTTTTTTTGCGCCGCTTTTTCGATCTTCGTATGGGGTATCACTTTTGTCTGCACGAAATCGCTTTTAAAAGATTTTTCCGCACTCGAAATTCTC
This Treponema socranskii subsp. buccale DNA region includes the following protein-coding sequences:
- a CDS encoding TetR/AcrR family transcriptional regulator is translated as MKANAAKSELGKTKAHSKSPSQSEQASEHTKTKAPNSKERILHCAASEFLQKGWAKSSMREVAKLAGVTTGSLYFHFKNKEALFDALVKDVYNALLANHRAMYDTFFTMPPDIKKRRAFRFESRKKTIDFVYEHYRAVKLLVCGSAGTRYADFFSLMMEDTYKADVRALSSLKDRGNIPHSDIDLRLYSAIDKSFWNCLFETVRLDIPYEKALKYVAVLDEFYEAGWRKILCENRPIGK
- a CDS encoding phosphohydrolase codes for the protein MKTERSPKEISVDKKIISALEKLIALTPEKDGLPLTVAKALMRDQEIEAVQNYANNVSIVRLGYNDHGPVHMRTVTHNAIKMTEILYKAGVQLSLQKEKAGTFADSLTAVIFASFLHDFGMSIGRQDHELYSVFLALPVIERLLNKFIPGGENLVRRVTVRSLAMEGIVGHMGTHKIHSLEAGIILIADGCDMTKGRARIPLGLDNAPTIGDIHKYSANSIERVEIGAGSEKPVRIQIYMSAEVGFFQIEEVLLQKINASPAKPYIELLAGVEGEAMKQYL
- a CDS encoding MATE family efflux transporter, producing MIFAYKELYFTVFICLTVVPVTAQWIVMNDEKQKQRILNDGLWKLIFDFSWPAVVAMALLGANNVLDGIFVGRLVGPEALAGISVVLPPLLALIGFALLCGTGAGSLLSIAIGAGDRDIQKKLLGNMNTLMLMSALFLMCIGFAFSHRIVFLMGGRGEALALGETYYRTLLYGAPFWIYAIASNALIRSEGKMKTGALIMACGLLCNACANYILMVIFGMGIRGAALGTNIGMALQSFIGIAYFLRKPLAGEFGPLRQTFAFRFDKNIIAKISGMGLSAFIMQIMMGVQSVLVLNVLSAYGGEADIAFYGVVTRLFSFVVQPLSGLMIALPPIIGINFGAAKTDRVIAGFKCFLAAALALIIPFWVCMLIFPESAVSIMMKNPSLSASDILNFRLYMALLPVMPLSFLTLAFFPVITKGHIASIIGILQQIVLYVPVMLILPIFTGVAGVYYGTFLIELTTALPILILLKREFRLLRTGLTKWEG